TAGGTATCGCGGCGATGGATTAGTCAATCCAAACCTTTCTACTGGCGAAGTAGAGGTTCTTGCAGACACGCTCACTGTTCTCGCGCAATCAGACATTCTTCCCATGGAACTTGATGATAAAAATCCCGCGTCAGAAGAAATGCGATTAAAATATCGCTACTTAGATTTGCGCAGACCGACCATGCAAAATAATTTAATCATGCGCCATAAATTTACCCAAGCTGTTCGCGAATACATGACTTCGCAGCATTTTGTGGAGATTGAAACGCCTCTTCTTATGAAATCCACGCCAGAAGGCGCACGAGATTATGTTGTCCCCAGCAGAGTGCATCCAGGACAATTTTACGCGCTCCCGCAAAGTCCCCAGTTGTATAAACAAATTTTAATGGTTTCTGGCATGGATAAATATTTCCAACTCGCGCGCTGCTTGCGTGATGAAGATTTACGCGCGGATCGGCAGCCAGAACACACGCAAATTGATATTGAAATGAGTTTTGTTGAAGAAAAAGATATTCACGCGCTTGCAGAAGGGATGTTGAAATTTTCTTTTAAAAAAGCAGCACATATTGATCTTCACACTCCCTTCCCTCGTATTTCTCATGTTGACGCGATGGAACGTTATGGGATCGACAAACCAGACATTCGCTTTGGTTTAGAATTAAAGACAGTGACAGACATTGTCAAGCATTCTGATTTTGGCGTTTTTAAAACAATCATTGAATCTGGTGGCATTGTTAAAGCAATCAACGCAGAACAGTGTGGAGAAAAATTTTCCAGAAAAGACATTGACGCGTATATTAAACTCGCGACTGACAACGGCGCGAAAGGACTCGCATATGTAAAGGTTACTCCTACTGGATTTGATTCTGGCATCGCGAAATTTTTGAGCAAACAAATTCAGGACTTATTGATGGAAAAATTAGCGGTAAAACCAGGAGACTTATTGTTTTTCTGCGCAGATAAACCTAAAATAGTGAATGATGTTTTAAGTAAGGTTCGCAATACTCTTGGCAGTCAGCTTGGTCTTATTGATACAAATACCTACGCTTTTTGCTGGATAGTGGATTTCCCTCTTTTTGATTGGAACGATGATGAAAAGATGTGGGAACCTGCGCATCACATGTTTTGCATGCCTAAACAAGAGCATCTTGATATTCTTGAATCAGATCCTGGAAAAGTGTATTGCCACCAGTATGATTTAGTTTTGAATGGCATGGAAATGGCTTCTGGCAGTTTGCGTATTAACAGACCGGAAATTCAGGAACGAGTTATGCGTGTTGTTGGGTATCCAAAAGAGAGAGCGCAGCAACGGTTTGGCTTTTTGTTAGAAGCATTCAAATATGGCGCTCCTCCGCATGGTGGGATTGGAATTGGATTGGATAGAATGGTCGCGATGTTGTTGAAACTGACTGATATTCGCGAAGTGATCGCGTTTCCAAAAAATAAACAAGCGCAATGTCCAATGGATGGTTCTCCAAACGTTATTGATCAGAAACAGTTGGATGAGTTAAAGCTAAACATAAAATAGAAAGGTTTAAATTATTCTCTCTTCTTTGATTGATTATGCCTCATGGAAACATTCTTGAAATTACTGATTTCTCTCAAAAAGAATTTATGCTGCTCATAAAAGAGGCAATCGCGTACAAACAAAATATTCATCGGCATAAAAAGGTGTTACAAGGCAAACGTGTGTGTTTATTATTTGACAGCAGTTCTTTGAGAACACGCTTGTCTTTTGAATCAGCAATGCATCTTCTTGGAGGAACGACGTATTTTATTGACACTGATTCTGTTTTGCATGAAAAGGATGGTACTCCCCGAGAAACGTATGAAGATATCATTGAGAGCATTGACCGAATGGTTGACGCGTATGTTGTGCGCGATTATTCGCAAAACATGCTTGAAGTTCTAAAACGAAAACAGTATCCCCCCATTATCAATGGTTTTTGCCAGACCGGGCATCCAAGTCAGGCATTAGCTGATTTATCTGTGATCCTGTGGAAAAAAGGCACTTGGAAACTTCATTTCGTCGCTGTTTGTCCTTCTGAAGGAAGCGGAGTTATAGAATCTTTTGTGTATGCGGTTCTTTTACTTGGCCAACACATTACCCTCATTACTCCTTCTGGAGAATTTGTCGGCAAAAATCTTGGTTTTCATAAAACAGTAAAAATGCTTTCTAAATATGGCGGAAAATTAACTCTTACAAAAGATATTCATACAACTATGAAAACCGCTGCTGTCTTGTATGTTGATGAGTGGTGGGAAAATAAAAAAGATTTTCTGAAGCGGCAGATCGGAAAATATCAAGTCGACAAATCATTTCTCAAGAATGCAAAAAAGAATCTTGTTATTCTGCATTGCCTCCCTGCGCACCATGATCGAGAAATAGCAAAAAATGTCATTTATTCTCCACAATCTATTATTTTTGATCAAGCGGAGTTTCGCGTTTATTCCGCAATGGCTTTATTGAAGCATGTTATATGTTAGTGTTGGAGTTTTGTTTTATTATATTTTTCTTACGATTCCTTTATCAGCATCCACTTCAACGATATCTCCATCTTTAAATACTTTTGTTGCTCTTCTTGTACTCATGATACATGGCTTATCAAGCTCTCGGGCAACAATCGCAATGTGACTTGTTAATCCTCCTTCATCCGTCACTATTGCTTTTGCTCGCTCTATTGCGGGCAAGAAATCAGGCGCGGTCATTGGTGTGATAAGAATATCCGCGTTAAAATCTTTCACTTGCTCTGAATTAAAGATAACTCCTACTTTCCCTCTTGCTACGCCTCTGCATGCGGTCATTCCTTTTACGCTCTCTTCTTGTTTTTCTTCAGCGAGAAATAATTTGTGCTCCGCAAGGAATTTCTTCAGATTTTCAGTAGGGTTTATTGTTCCATTCATATAAAAAAATCCTTTGAAGCGTTTGTCTAGATCACTTTTCTTTGGCGCGGTTCCTTGTGTAAGCGCGTCTATCTCTTCCACACTCAAAATCTTTACGTATTCTTTTGGAATCTTGCTTTTCTCTAAAAGTGGACCAAGCAATTCGCGCATGAAATTATCATTTTTTTTTATGCATCCTTCACTGTGAATTCTGCTTTTCATTAGTCGTGGAAGTATCGCTTCTGCTTCTTTTCCATTTATCTTTACAAAATCTTCACGCCACGCTCCTGGAATAAAAACACCAATGGGATATAAGACATACATTTTTTTGAAAAGAGCTTTTAATTTTTGAATATGCGAATAAACATTTTTAACAGAATTTGGATCCACTTGTAATGCTTCTCTAAATGCATCTACATTTTTTCTAAATGTTATATGAAGCTCTTCGCTAAATATGTCACTCTCTGGATTTTTATGTGTCATGAACTCTTTGAGTTCAGCATTTTCATCTTTATATCGATACCATGTATATGATTTGCCATCAAAATAAACCATTTGGTCATTTAATCCTTTTCCCCAAAGCGCAGGAATCTCTTTTGCAAATGTTTCTTTCACTAATTGATTAGACCATTGGTTAAAATCACGAACAAAGATGTGTTGAATTTCTTTCATTTTGTTATGGAGAATTTTCTTCTTTTATAACTTTTATTATAGCAAAATTAATTCTTTTACTTTCTATACGATGCTTTCGTCTTCCTAAATGATTCTTCAAACGCTTCCTGCGCAATCTCTGCTGCTTTCTCGTTTGTGAATTCAGGAATCTGATATGATTTGTTTGCTGCTTTGTTTCGTGCTATGAGGCTTGCATATTCTCTGAGTTTTTGTTCTACTGTTACACAGTATGCTTTTCTATGTTCTTCTGATACATCTGTTTTTACTTGTTGGTTCCCACTAAAAGAACTTTTTTGGAGTGCAACTGCTCCTCCATACGCAACTTCAAATGTTTGTTGCTCTAAAAGAGGGGAGTATAATTTTAGAAGAACATCAATGTGACTTCTTATTGTGTTAGGATACCCTTCTCCAATAATTGTTGCTACTTTTGTAATCTCTTCTCTTCCTATTTTCTTCTCTAAATTCTCAAATTCTCTCGCTACATTTCTGTCATCGTGTTGTGTCATTGTTATCACTATTAGAAAGAATGTTTCACTTTTATATAAGTCTTTACCCTGATATGTCTGGTATTGAAGAAACATTGATCATGCTTTTTTCGCCATTGCATGAATCAATTTATTTTCCGCTTTGAGAAGATGTTCTCCAGCTGTTGCCGATGTAAGTTGAAGTGCTTTCGCAATCTTTGCGATGGTTGTTTTTCTTGGCAATTCATAATATCCCTGCTCATATGCGTAGTGAAATATATTTTTTTGTTGGGGGGAAAGAAGATGCTGAGTAAAATCTACTTTGCCAATATACAGTGTCTTTAAATTTCCTGCTTTTTTGAGCTCTTTTCTTATCTTTTCAATTGTTTTTCTTTCTACAACTCCTACATGCCAGTATTCGTAGCCTTCAGAGACTGTGTGAAGATCAATGAAAAATCCGTTATATTTCTGAATTGTGTTCTGGATATAGCCTGTCTGATAAAGAATGACTAATAAAACAAGTGTGTCTCTTGATCGCTCCACTTCTTTTGTACATTTATATGTTTTTGATTTTTGTAAATAACTTATTATTTTGTCAAACTCTTTTTGATTTCCTTTAATGTAGTACAAATACTGCTTTTTTTTTGAGTCTTTTGCCTGAATATCAAGAACAGTAATATGATGCTCTGGGAACTTGATGCTTAGTCCTGTTTCTGAGCAGTTTTTGTGTCTTATTTTGAAGCTGAACTTGTACATGATTACATTAGAATTGTTTTGATATAATAGTGTTTCTATTTTCCTAAATCTTTTTCTCCATTCTTTTGTTTTTATGAATGCTAAATCCGCGTCGTTTATACAACTCTTCAGCAGCTTTATTTTGCGGAGTCACTTCGAGAAACAAAGAAACCGCCTTGTTTACTTTCTTTTTCACAAGATATTGAATAAAATTTGTTGCAACTCCTTTTCCTCTCCACTCTTTCTTGACAAAAAGTTCATCAATATACACAATATTTCCGCCATATTCATTACTCCAGAAATTAATCAATATAGAATATCCTATAATTTCTTTTCCACTTTCAAATACCATTATTGTTCCTTTTTCTTTATATTTCAAAAGTGTTCTTATTGTCCTTTTTATCTTTTCATCAGACATTCCTTGTGGTGTTGGATCTTCATGGAATAAACCTTTGATATATTGTGTGATGACTTTTTCTTCGCCTTTCTTCATAGGCCTATATTTTATCTTTAACTGCGTTTTCTCATCATTCTTCATATCATATCAAATTCACATATTTTTTTGCTTCTATATAAATTCTAGTTTTTTCGAGAAAACTAGTATTTATATATTTCTTCACATCATTTTGTCTCATGTCTTACAAAATTATGATAACTGACGAATTTGACCATGACTTTCAGAAGTTAGATCATTCTTTACAGATTCAAATAAGCAAAGAGATTTCTCAATTAGAGCAAAATCCTTATGTGGGGAAACCTCTTGGGTTCACTTTCTTTCGTGAGAAAAAGGTTCATAACTATCGTGTGTATTATCTTGTTTATGATGACTATGTTCTCGTCTTTGTTATTGCTTTAAGCACAAAAAAAGATCAACAAGAAGTCATTAACAAAATTAAACATCTTTTACCTTATTATAAAGAAGAAGTCAAGAAGAAATTTAATGTATAGGTTTCCAGGGTTTTACTCTTCCTGCTTTTATGTCTTCTAATCCTCTAATGAGTTTCATAAGCAAATCATCTACTGTTTCTGCTTTCTTTTTCAATTCAATATACTCTTCTTTTGGGATTGTTATTGTCTCTTCCATTTATGTTATTAGTTGTTTGAGGTTTATATAAGTTTCTTTCTTGTTTACACCAAACTCACATTCTTCTGCTTCTTTGCTTTTGGTTGTTCTTTCTTCTTTCCAAAACTTTTCGCAAACTCTTTCTCAAACTTTTGATATCTATTTTCTTTAATCGCACACTTTGCTTCATTCATCAAGCGTTTCATAAACGCGATATTGTGATAGGTTTTCAAACGCATCGCGATTGGTTCTTCACTCTTCGCAAGATGACAGACATACGCTTTTGTGTAATTTTTGCAGGTGTAACAATCGCAATCTTCTTCTATTGGTGTATCGTCATGCATAAACCTTCCTTTTGCGATGTCTATCTTTCCATTCATCGTGAACAATGTGTTATGGCGAGCATTTTGCGTTGGATAGGTGCTGTCGAAACAGTCAATGCCCATCCCAATTGTGTTGATCATTTCTACTGGACTTCCTAAACCCATCAAATATCTTGGCTGCTCTTTCTTGATTATTTTGGTGACTGTGTTGACGATTTTTTTCATCACTGGAATAGGTTCTCCTGTCGCAAGTCCTCCTAACGCCATGCCATCAAATCCTACTGATTCCATAAGCTTTGCGCTCTTTTTTCTTAAATCAAGATAACTTCCTCCTTGAATAATCCCAAACAGTAATTGTTTTGGATTTATTTTGCTAGCAAGGCATTGTTTTCCCCAGTCATAGGTTTGAAGCACCGCTTCCGCATGTTTTTCTTTTGTGTGCGTATGCGCATTGTGATCATCGAGAATCATCGCAACATCACTTCCAATTCTTCCTTGTACATGCATCACCCATTCTGGAGTCGCAAGAAATGATTTTTTCTGGTTTAATGGGTCTCTGAAGACAACTCCTTTTGGTGTTGTTTTTTCGTAGAAACTTTCTCTGATCATTTGAAAGCCACCAGAATCTGTGAAAATAGTGCCATCGTAATTCATCATCTTGTGGATGCCACCGCGCTTTTCAATATATATTGACCCTCTGCTGAGTTCAATCACAAGTGAGTTTGCGATAACTGCTTGAATCCCTATTTGCTTAAGATCAGAACTGGTGAGATGCTTGACTGCCATTTTTGTGGCAACAGGCATGTAGAAGGGTGTTTCGACTGTTCCATGGCTTGTTTTCCATCTGGTGATTCTTGCGCTGGTTTTGTCATCTTCTGCGATGATTTTGAAGTTGGTGTTCATTATTTGTTGTTTACTTTAATTTGTTTATAATACTTGCTTTCTATTTTGTACAAAAAATAACAACAATAATGGCGACCTACGAACAAAATTCTAAAAAATTTTGTTCTACGCGACACCCCGAAGGGGCCATCCCCCGTCTCGTCGGTGCCATTGTTGTTATTTTTTTAACTAGAATTTGATTGCTCTTTTCGTCAATTCATCCTTCAGTTGTTCTAAAGAACTAAAATGTATCGTCGTAATCCCCAACTCTTTTGGCGCTCTCAGATTCGCAACGCTGTCATCAATGAAAATGGTTTCTTCTGGCTTTACGTTGAACTGTTTTAGAATCATTTCAAACATCTTTGGTTCTGTTTTTCGTGCATGCGCTTGATAGGACGCAATACCTCCATCAAATAATTTGTCAAAATGCATAACCTTGTTGTTGTACTGAAATTCTTCCTCTGCATTATTTGTCGCAAACGCAATTTTATGATGCTTTTTTAGTTTCAAAATAAGCTCTCTTACTCCTACAGCTTCTTTTGTTGCTTTTCGTCGTATATCTAAGAACTTTTCAGGCTTTTCCTTACACTTCATCTCTTTTAGGAATTGCTTAACAAACTCATATTCTGATAGTTCTCCTCGTTCAGACTTATGCATGAATGGCTTTATCATTTCTTCAGTTTCTTTTATTTCTTTTCCTATTGCTCGTGCTAATGCTTCAAAAAATGGAAGATCATAATTCTCTGTAAGAATTCCGCCGAGGTCAAAGATGATGAGTTTTATCATTTTTATGTTATCTTATTCTAAATATGAGTTATTTTAACGTTGTTATTGGTCGCGCTTGCAAGACATGCACTTTTCCATCTTCAATTGCCCATTCAATGTCCATTGGCTTTTTGTAGTGCTGCTCAATCTTTTTTCCAACAGTGATGAGCTCTTTCAGCTGTTCTTCGCTTAATGTTTGTTTTTCAAAATTGAGATATTGTTCTTTCACTGTTTCTTCTTTTTTATTGAGAATAAACGTGTCTGGCGTAATTTCTCCGCTGACGAGCTTTTCTCCCAACCCAAAACATGCTTCAATAATCATTTCATCATGCGATTTGTTGATGGGATTCATCGTAAACAGCACTCCTGCGGTGTCTGCGTTGACCATCTTCTGAATGACGACCGCAAGAAACGCTTTCTCATGTGGAAAATTATTTTTTTCTCTATACATAATTGCTCGGCCGTTGAATAAGGATGCCCAGCATTTCTTTACTGCGGCAAGGACATCTTCCTGTCCTTCAATGTTGAGGAATGTGTCCTGTTGTCCCGCAAAACTTGCTTCTTCTAAATCTTCGCTTGTCGCGCTGGATCTTACTGCGACTTTGCCTCCTAATTTTTCATAGTTGACTCTGATTTCGTTTTCCATTTCTAGCGGGATTGTTACATCAAGAATTCTTGATTTGATGACATTCGCCACTGCTTCAAGTTCTTCTATATTCTCAATATCTCTCTTTTCCATTATTTTTAAGAATTCATCTTGATGTTGTTTTAGAACTTCTTTGTACGCAGCAACACTAATACAAAAGCCGTTTGGAACAGGCATCACGCTGGACATTTCTCCGAGTGATGATCCTTTGCCCCCGACAATCGGTGTATCGTCTTTGTCGACTTCTTCGAACCAGAGTATGTGTTTTGTTTGTTTCATGTTTCTGTTTTGTTATGTTCTTTAGTTTATAATTTTAATGGTTCCTGTGCTCGTATCAAGCTCTACACGCATTCCATCTTGAAGTATCTTACTTGCCTGCTTTGTTCCTACAATACAAGGAATTTGGAGTTCCCGAGCGACAATCGCGGCATGGCAGCTCAAGCCGCCAATATCGGTAATTATTCCTCCTGCTCCTTTCATTGCAGAGAAAAGATTTGGGTGCGTCATTACCGAAGTGAGGATTATTCCTTCTTTCATCTTTTCCATATCTTCAACTGTATTAACTATACACACTTCTCCTCGAACATTTCCGCTACACGCGACTTGACCTTTCAGTTCTGTTATCATGTTCTTGTTTTCTTCTTCTACATTCTCTTTCAGTATCTTTGTTGCTTCTTCTTCTGTTAATGGATAACATTTTCCTTCATAACTCACAAACGCACAAAATTCTTCTCTGCTTCTTATTTCTTCAATCTTTTCTTTTGTGATTCCTTGTGTTAGCGCTTCTTCCACTTCCCAGTCAAACATTCCTCTGGTATCATCAAGACTTATATTCAGTTGTTGTCCTATCTCCTTTAGGAGAAATTCCACGCAGTAATAGGATTCCGCGAATATTCCTTTTCTAAAATATTTAAGATACACAATGTCCTGTGCAATCTCTGCGAAATTCTGCGTTTGCTCTCGAAGCGCATACTTCTTTATGTACTCCTTCTGTCTTTCTTGCAGCTTTTTTTGTTTTTCTTCGATCTGTTCTACTCTTTTTGTGGGATCTTTATGTTGTTCTATGTCTTCTTCTATTTGTCTGAGAAAATCTGCTTCGATTAGGGGAATTCCTTCAAACATATATTCTCTCCAATTCCATCTCTCTGTATGCATTCTTATTTCTTGTTCCACATTTTGTTTCTCTGCATATTTTGCCGCGATCTTTAATCGTTCTATTTCTTCTTGCAGTAGATATGAATTTTTTGTTGGACTGCTTAAGGTACTAAATGCGTCATTAAGCATTTCTCCTTCTATTTGCTGACCTAATTTTTCCTTTAAGAGATTGCTTAAGATAGGTGTATCATGTTCTAGCATCATGGGAATTGAGCTATACACACGCATATCTTTGAATAAGTTGCAATATTCTTGATAGAGCGCTAGAAGTTCTGCTTGACTTTTTGTTTTGTAGTTTATGTTCTTTAGATTTCTGCTGAACGCAATAAGCGCTGCTGCTCGAACATAAATCTCTTTTGTTGCATGTTCAAACCATTTTGCCTCTTCTTGGATTTTTTTAAGAATAACCTCTGCAATTCTGAGACATTCTTCATGATTCATATACATAGGAAAATTTCTTTTTTTCCCTATGGCAACAATTGGTTTGTACGTTGTTCCTAGTGATTTTTGCAATGTCCCTGTTCTCGCGTCAAATCCCAAAAACATTGCAAAGACATTTGCCTTATTCTCATAATAGTTGTATAAAGGATAGTTTTTGAGTGCTTCCAGCGCTTTTTCTTTCATGATTTTCTATCCTCTTAATCTTTCAGTACTTTTAGATATCCTTCTGTCGCGTTCACTTCAACTTTCATGCCGTCTTTCAGTACTCGCGTTGCTTTCTTTGTGGAAATAATACATGGTTTCTTGAGTTCTCGACTGATAATCGCAGCGTGACAGGTTAAGCCCCCTTCATCTGTAATAATAGCAATCGCTTTTTTCATCGCAGGAACAAACTCTGGCTGTGTCATGCACGCGACAAGAACTTGTCCTTCTTGAAATTTCGCGACTTCTTGCAT
The sequence above is drawn from the Candidatus Woesearchaeota archaeon genome and encodes:
- the aspS gene encoding aspartate--tRNA ligase; this encodes MLRTHTCGELRLTEKGNHVQLCGWMETVRTHGGISFLWLRDRYGITQVVFDEKHNKQICEHALQLRREDVVQISGKVRYRGDGLVNPNLSTGEVEVLADTLTVLAQSDILPMELDDKNPASEEMRLKYRYLDLRRPTMQNNLIMRHKFTQAVREYMTSQHFVEIETPLLMKSTPEGARDYVVPSRVHPGQFYALPQSPQLYKQILMVSGMDKYFQLARCLRDEDLRADRQPEHTQIDIEMSFVEEKDIHALAEGMLKFSFKKAAHIDLHTPFPRISHVDAMERYGIDKPDIRFGLELKTVTDIVKHSDFGVFKTIIESGGIVKAINAEQCGEKFSRKDIDAYIKLATDNGAKGLAYVKVTPTGFDSGIAKFLSKQIQDLLMEKLAVKPGDLLFFCADKPKIVNDVLSKVRNTLGSQLGLIDTNTYAFCWIVDFPLFDWNDDEKMWEPAHHMFCMPKQEHLDILESDPGKVYCHQYDLVLNGMEMASGSLRINRPEIQERVMRVVGYPKERAQQRFGFLLEAFKYGAPPHGGIGIGLDRMVAMLLKLTDIREVIAFPKNKQAQCPMDGSPNVIDQKQLDELKLNIK
- a CDS encoding helix-turn-helix domain-containing protein translates to MYKFSFKIRHKNCSETGLSIKFPEHHITVLDIQAKDSKKKQYLYYIKGNQKEFDKIISYLQKSKTYKCTKEVERSRDTLVLLVILYQTGYIQNTIQKYNGFFIDLHTVSEGYEYWHVGVVERKTIEKIRKELKKAGNLKTLYIGKVDFTQHLLSPQQKNIFHYAYEQGYYELPRKTTIAKIAKALQLTSATAGEHLLKAENKLIHAMAKKA
- a CDS encoding GNAT family N-acetyltransferase; translation: MKKGEEKVITQYIKGLFHEDPTPQGMSDEKIKRTIRTLLKYKEKGTIMVFESGKEIIGYSILINFWSNEYGGNIVYIDELFVKKEWRGKGVATNFIQYLVKKKVNKAVSLFLEVTPQNKAAEELYKRRGFSIHKNKRMEKKI
- a CDS encoding type II toxin-antitoxin system RelE/ParE family toxin: MSYKIMITDEFDHDFQKLDHSLQIQISKEISQLEQNPYVGKPLGFTFFREKKVHNYRVYYLVYDDYVLVFVIALSTKKDQQEVINKIKHLLPYYKEEVKKKFNV
- the tgt gene encoding tRNA guanosine(34) transglycosylase Tgt, producing the protein MNTNFKIIAEDDKTSARITRWKTSHGTVETPFYMPVATKMAVKHLTSSDLKQIGIQAVIANSLVIELSRGSIYIEKRGGIHKMMNYDGTIFTDSGGFQMIRESFYEKTTPKGVVFRDPLNQKKSFLATPEWVMHVQGRIGSDVAMILDDHNAHTHTKEKHAEAVLQTYDWGKQCLASKINPKQLLFGIIQGGSYLDLRKKSAKLMESVGFDGMALGGLATGEPIPVMKKIVNTVTKIIKKEQPRYLMGLGSPVEMINTIGMGIDCFDSTYPTQNARHNTLFTMNGKIDIAKGRFMHDDTPIEEDCDCYTCKNYTKAYVCHLAKSEEPIAMRLKTYHNIAFMKRLMNEAKCAIKENRYQKFEKEFAKSFGKKKEQPKAKKQKNVSLV
- a CDS encoding HAD family phosphatase, with protein sequence MIKLIIFDLGGILTENYDLPFFEALARAIGKEIKETEEMIKPFMHKSERGELSEYEFVKQFLKEMKCKEKPEKFLDIRRKATKEAVGVRELILKLKKHHKIAFATNNAEEEFQYNNKVMHFDKLFDGGIASYQAHARKTEPKMFEMILKQFNVKPEETIFIDDSVANLRAPKELGITTIHFSSLEQLKDELTKRAIKF